From Micropterus dolomieu isolate WLL.071019.BEF.003 ecotype Adirondacks linkage group LG06, ASM2129224v1, whole genome shotgun sequence:
GGCTGAAGTTCAGTTTCTCTGTGTAGCGGAAAGGTTTTATGGTGGGAAAACAGCCCTCCCCAGGTTCATCAGACTCCCAGGTACCAAGAAGCCAGTCTAGAGGGAGGAGGGCTGGGTTCAACTCCACTGAtggtaaaacacacaaacacatgcagtttATGCTGCATTATCATGACAACAGAGAAACAATATTCTGTTCGAGGTGCTGTTGCCACAAATTTTGATTGATATTACTTTACATTAATACGTCGAATGTATGACTGAAGATTAATATTTGAGGTATTTCTTTCGCATTTTGACTTGTcgtagcaggaaaagcacaggtgttactaataacattaacaattgctcagtgtcccagtaagccatgacagtgagaGTCTGAAGCTACCAAGTGTACATATTATCCCCTAAACGTACATATTCTTATAGCAGCGGGGGAAGTAAATGATAAATCGATGGATGGTatctaaaatctaaatttgCTGTGATTGCTGGTCTCCTCTGTTAACAGTAGGAGGCACTAATGCTACGGTCTGCTCGAAATGTGACAAAAAGCAGAAGAAGACGATTCTGCGCAAAATACAGAGGAAGGTGACAGTTTTAAATAGCATATATACAATCGAAACTTTGCAAACATGACGCAGTCATCACAGGCAGCGATACTAGGGCTCACTCTTTGATATGCAAAGGTCAAACAGCACAACGTTACAAACAGCTCAGACTGTCCGGTGGTTTCAATTTGTTTACTTTCATGGAGgctaaagttagctaacctaCGGTCGTTTTCACAGCTAACgctaaattaaatgaaaagagCTTCGAATAATTTTCAGTGAATTGTTTTACTGCTATAACTTTACTTTATAAGTAACGCTATTATAAACCAACAGAGTCGGTAGTTAGCCTTTGGTCACCATGACATTGTAGCTAATAGCTAGTAATGTTACATTTGACATTGTTTCTTGTATCTTATTCTTAATTGTTAACAATCATCCTACCTGTGTGATTTACAGGACACGCCATTTAAGAAATCAAACTGCAGTCAGATCAGTACAAATGCATAAAATCAGACGGAACTACAAAATTAAATGCCACTAAATTGATCATATAACGTTATAGTTACACTGCGACGGCGTTGATCTAGTTAGTATGACGTAGTTGAATTGGACAGCCAAGTCGCAGCAGGGGATCTTGGGATATGTAGTTTAGATGGTTAGGTACTTAAGATAGGCTGTGTCAAAAAACTTGAGTAAGTGGGgctaacattttttaaaaattattatttcttactGTTACCACACATTAAGGCAGGAGAAGTGTTTGATCATATAAAGCACACTTTATTGACACTTGAATGAATCATATGACATTTATCTGGtcctttatttaaaaactaGCCTACTTATACAAGAAATGTACATGGCCTGTGTTTTATAATATCGCTGCAGTCCAAAGCACATAGAAATTCCTGAAATGAATGCACTTGTCTCTTAAGCCCTGCTCCTTTTGCAGTTCTTGAGAGCGTCTGCCAGGGCATGCAGTGCCAAGTCAGCATTAGTCTTCTCGCAGTTGTATCCCATCAATCCGATCCTCATCACCTAATGAAAAGAGAGGGTGAAAGTAAATTGCACTAGAGCCTGCAGTGACTCAGCATCATGATTCAGAAAACTGTAAAGACACCAAACCAATGACATTGCTCTTGTTATAACTTGAAATGGGTTTCGTCAGTCCGGTTTAAGTAGTGTTGTAGTGGAAATAAAGGTGACTAATATTTCTCATGGAAACGCATTATTCTATCCAGGACGATTTCCCTttgttcagtgtttattttaggggaaattactttacatttagctgacgcttttatccaaagcgacttacaattgctatagaggtcgcacgcctctggagcaacgaggggttaagtattttgctcagggacacaatggtggatgtctcacagtgggaatcaaaccctggtctcccacaccaaaggcaagcatcttatctatgcgccatcaccaccccaaattatttttttaaacattaccCACTGCTGCTAAGATGCTAAGACTGATCTTGAATAGCTACAATGAAGGTCAGCTGATGACCATGACTACAGTGCTAAAGGCATGGATTTGTCCACTGTACAGGTTTGAAGTACCAGCAGCAACTCACCATGCCGATGGAAGGGCCCAGGCCTCCAGTCATCTCCATCTGGTGGTGTTTCATGATGTAGGCAAGCAACTCTTTCCACTCATAGCCATCGGGGATGGCAATGGTGGTGACGGAGGGAAGCCTTAAGTCCTGCAAGACAGACATGTCACAAAATGACTGTGGTCACAACCAGGGCAACACTAATGAGGTATGCTGTCACAATAACCTGTCAGTCAGTTGTAGTGTAACATAAACAGTCCTGTATCTAAGAGATTTGATATGCAAGGATACTGTAATACTGATTATTAGTGTGTATTAAATGTGGAAGTTCTTGTACAGTGTTGTTTATCCTTTTTTCCTTCTTAGTTGTTCTTCTGCACAAAACACTACATTACCTAGCatagtattttgttttatgtccGTTTGAGCTGCACCATTAAATTAatcaccaactattttgataatcgattaatcccAAACACatccaaattctctgatttcagcttctcaaatgtgaatattttctagtTTCTTTACTTCTCTataacagtaaactgaatatatttgggttgtggacaaaagaagacatttgaggatgtctccttgggctttgggaaaaaATTATCAACATTTATCACAATTTTCTGGACCTGATAACTAATTGATTCatcgagaaaataattgactgattaattgataatgaaaatcatCATTAGTTGCGGCACTAATGTCCACCTCACCCGCTCAGGGATGAAGAGCTTGAGACCCAAGTCCTCCAGTCCTCTGTACAGGTAGGCTGCCACCTCCTTGTGTTTCTTCCAACACTCCTCCAGTCCCTAGAGGGAGACAAAGATCAATCAGACAAGAAGTTAGACAAGGGCTGCTCCCAACTCAAAACTACTGCAATGTTAAGAGGCAAATTCAGAAAGTTATGTCCATTTTCTAGCACAATGAAAACCGCTTTTTCCTCACTTGGGATGTGATAGTGGTTTGAACAGAGAAGTTGATGCATTGCTGGCAATAAAAATGATTTCCATAATTAAAGGCACAGGCCACATTTTGTTCCTGTCACAAACTCCCTGCTGTAAAATAAAGACTGATCGCAGAAGGTCCTGGCATAAAAAAGGTTTAGACAAATATAGTGCAAATGTATAAagacaacataaacaaagatacTAATTCTAAAAGTTGTGAATGTCTTTCAGTAAAGCAAAGTGATGAAATGTCCCTTTACCTTCTCAGCAACAATTGCCAGACTCTCTCTCAGGGCAAAGAATCCAGACACTGGACCAGTGTGATGGTATCTAAAACCCAGAGCACACGTTACAAAATATTCTCATACCAAACACTGATGTTATAGATGCTCTTGTGACAGACTGGTATGAACCTTTCCATCATAATGACAACCCTAAAAAAGGTTTTCAAAgcttaaatgtataaaaaacaaatatattttactctCATCAGTCAGTCACAATCCCAGTTGAAGAACGGTTTAGGTGGTATGAAGAGAATAAGGATACATTAGTTGGCTGTAGTGGACTTACGCTCTGACTGGTTCGCCATCACAACCCCAGTAGTTGGACAAATGTGTCATATCAAAGAGGTAGGATAGtggttttgttttcctgttaaaCATCTTGTGGCTGTGAAGGGtaacagagagacagtgagatTCCCTCTTCAATTGCTTTTTGGTCTTAGTTGTGTCAAACTAGGCCTCCTAAATGGACACATGCCTGCAGGAACACCCCTACAGGGTCCTTTCTTACCATGCTCTGTCATTAAAGGAGATGGGTGCTGTGCCAGGAGGCGCATTGAGAGCCTTCTGAGAACCAGTGTACAGGATGTCAATATCTGAGAGCACAATGAGAGGCAGATTATATCAGACACAAGCATATGGCAGCAGGAATTTAATCCTTCATTATTGTCTTACTTTGCTTGTCCATAAAAATTGGTGCTGCACCAAGAGATGCGACCGTGTCAACCAGGAAGAGGCAGTTATGTCTGAGTGAGATATGAGAGTATGCAGTGAGAAATATGACGTAGTTGGTAATAACATCAAACCATTTATCTTGTGGTGTGTCTGAGGCTCACTTTCTGCATATGTCTCCGATGCCATCCACTGGGTGACAGAGGCCCGCAGAGGACTCTCCGTGTGTGAGGAAAAACAGGACAGGCTTGTGCTTTGCTATGGCCTACAGAAAGAGTTAAAAGGAGTTTAATCACATATATGTTGTCATTACTCATTACAGTGAAACTGATTGTGTTTCCCAGTTATGTATTCATCATAGTAGTTCAGCCATAGTTAGGGCTATGAGAATGTTATGGGTAAGTTATGGGCTGCTTCTGAGACATTGTGCCTACCTGTTCGATTTCCTTATTGCTGAAATGTCCTCCAGGTGTTTTTACCATTCTATGTACAATGGCACctaaagatagatagatagatagatattgtAGCCTACATGTAGTCTTCTTTGGCCGCCCAATATATGCGTGCCTAAAACCGTGTGTAAACACGTACCCATTCTTTCTGCAATTTCTGCAACGCGCTCTCCCCAGATTCCGTTGATAGCAATGAGCACGCTCTCTCCGGGCTCCACCGTATTGAACACCGCGCACTCCATGGCCGCGTGCCCGGAGCCGCTCATAGCTATAGTCATGTTGTTCTCTGTCTGAAAGGCATACCGGATCCCTCGCTTGATGTCATTCATGATCTAAGAAACACAACGAAAATGTCAAATAAACGTTTTAACCTGTCTGTCACCGAGTGCATTCAGTGCTTTCAGTGGGTCTGTGCAATTAAGCACAAAAGATTGATCTTTTTTAAGAAAGTTAGAGCACtgacttgttttaaatatatcatGAATAATTGGTGTACAAAGTTGAATATAgtctaataaaataaattaaaaaataaagtgtttaaattACCTAAAAATAAGGGAAGTTATTGTAATACTACTAAAAGTAACTATTCGGTAACCTATTCCAAGTTTTAGGATTACAATTAGACACCAAAATGGACCTGCGCCGCCAAAGTTGAGTTCTCGAGCCAAAATGCTTATTTCCACCTTAGATTAGGCctaattagaatttaatatatattacaaGTCAGCATTGGAGCATTTACCTCATACATTTCTGGATGCAGGTGACCAATTATCGGCCTGGACCCTGCAGCTAAGACACGTGGAGGAACGTTTGAGGGTCCTGGTCCGAACAGGTGACGCAGTGGAACTTCCAGCGGCCGGAGCATGCAAGCCGGCGGCGGGATGGTGACGGAGGACATGGAGCGGTCCAGTCGCTGGAGCAGGGGCGCGCTCCTCGCGGCCAGCGGACTGTCAAGGGCCGCTGCTGCCTGCTGGGCGAGCAGCGCGCTCCGGCTGAACAAAGCCCGCTGCATCACGGCTGGTGTACTGGTTCCTGAGAAACCTGCAGCTAGTGAGATCACCACCGACAGATGAAGAGACTGAACCTGTGACTTTTGGGTGATCATTTAAACAAACTGGTCTTTGACCTGTTGACCATGTGACAGTGTGCCTCCCCTTATTACCAACCCTGCTCTTTATGGGTTAGCAATAAGGGATTTGGCGTGAAGTTATTATGGGAAAAAAGTGtatcattttgtaaatatttgatgaaTGGCTGCAGGTATTTTCACAGCATTTCAAggtttaaaacttttaaaactttaaaaactaGAAAATACTCAAACTGCTTCTGAGCAGGTGGTTATCAAAGCCTCTTTCCCATTTGGATGAGACTATATttggaaatatataaaacaaatcatGGTGAATTATTTAGTACACTTCAAATGACAAGCAAGATATTTTAATCTTTTCCAGGCCAGAATTTAAGAAGTCTTACCAAAGTAAAGACTCATCGGTGCATGTTGGTATTTGTTACAGTTTGGATCCACCAGGACTGTTTTTGTGACCGGTCTAGATCCAGAGCACTTGGGTCAACTCTTATGGAAAAGTGTACTTGGCAGCTTAGAACTGGTTTAGGTTAGTTTGCAGGTTTATTGATTTTTTCTGCCCCTTCAGTCACAGCAGCATTGGGTTTGTAAAGAGGTGTCTCCTCTCAGGGAGCCAATCTGGGGacagacacacccacacccacccacctacacacacagacacacacacgcatgcaaaTCAATACTCATCATGGAAAATGGTTCAGTCTTATTGTCTTTATTGTTAAGGTTGGGTAATTTCCTGTCAGACTTTGTTCTGTTGAGTTTATAAGTATATAATAAGTGTAAGATGTAAGTTTCAAGTTAACAGTGGGCTCAAAAGTTTGATTAATGATTAAACTTTTGTTGCCTAGAAAACACAGATTGTGAAAAGATCTAGCTGAGACAGAACTGCAGAATggatcacattttatttgtggaaagtgttgtccacacacacacacacacacacatttttctcaAGAGAAAGAGGATTACATTGGTGGTATTGTACGATGTATAATGgaaattatttaacaaaagcaaCTTCTGCAAGTTTTGATAGGACCTGTATGGAAAATGCACACGGCAGAGTTGATGAGGTGGTGCCATATGGTCAGAAACACTCCTTGATTTCAGGCATTGTTGTCAAGCTTTGAGGACCTCTGACTGGTCAGATTTTATTGTGTCCTTGTTTGGGTGACTTGTATCTGTATTTTTAGCTGCTCTGCTGAGATCATTTCACTCTAGATTCATTTTAGTGCCAAGTTTGTACAGAGCTGTCCAACCCCAGTGAGAAAGCCATATTGTTTAATGGTGCAAGAGTTGCTGTAttctcaaaacaaaacattacagtgAAGAGTGAGCAGAAACAAGTTTATGCTCTCATTGATGAGTTCTGCTGGAGGTGAGCATTACTGTGGATCACCACATGTCACAAAATATCCAAAACATTGATATATTCTTAAGTTTTATGCTCAAAAACGTTTTAGTTTAACATCATGTAAATATCAACATCTGCcggttgtttgttttaatgtaagAACAGTTATTAATCattgaagttgtgtttttaaGGATGTTAAAGATGGAAAGGGGTATAGGTATACCTACACCATTCAGTTCAAACATTCACATTAACTT
This genomic window contains:
- the agxtb gene encoding alanine--glyoxylate and serine--pyruvate aminotransferase b, which gives rise to MQRALFSRSALLAQQAAAALDSPLAARSAPLLQRLDRSMSSVTIPPPACMLRPLEVPLRHLFGPGPSNVPPRVLAAGSRPIIGHLHPEMYEIMNDIKRGIRYAFQTENNMTIAMSGSGHAAMECAVFNTVEPGESVLIAINGIWGERVAEIAERMGAIVHRMVKTPGGHFSNKEIEQAIAKHKPVLFFLTHGESSAGLCHPVDGIGDICRKHNCLFLVDTVASLGAAPIFMDKQNIDILYTGSQKALNAPPGTAPISFNDRACHKMFNRKTKPLSYLFDMTHLSNYWGCDGEPVRAYHHTGPVSGFFALRESLAIVAEKGLEECWKKHKEVAAYLYRGLEDLGLKLFIPERDLRLPSVTTIAIPDGYEWKELLAYIMKHHQMEMTGGLGPSIGMVMRIGLMGYNCEKTNADLALHALADALKNCKRSRA